Proteins from one Clostridium cellulovorans 743B genomic window:
- a CDS encoding DUF1385 domain-containing protein, which translates to MSKKAKVGGQAVIEGVMMRGEKGIATAVRKADGKIEIKLEPIFPITKKNKITALPFIRGFLNLIDSLIVGVKSLNYSSSFFEDDEEDGEPSKFEQWFYKVFKDKAGDIVVGISMLLGVALAMLLFMVVPTAITGLIKKMNVDSSFILSFIEGIMSLVIFLLYLFAISKMEDIYRVFQYHGAEHKTIYCYENQLELTPENADKFGTLHPRCGTNFMFLVMAVSIFLFSFLNWGSILERMFFKLLLLPVVSGITYELIRWLGNTKSKLGHVIAYPGMMLQKLTTKQPDLEMLEVAIVSLQVAEGIKTVEEIKNMQRDKSDEKAEEGTKLEQSVSEQEAGLSDKEVVEENNFSVE; encoded by the coding sequence ATGAGTAAAAAAGCGAAGGTTGGAGGACAAGCAGTAATTGAAGGCGTTATGATGCGTGGCGAAAAAGGTATAGCTACAGCGGTAAGAAAAGCTGATGGCAAAATTGAGATAAAACTTGAACCTATATTTCCTATAACAAAAAAGAATAAGATAACTGCTTTACCTTTTATCAGAGGTTTTTTAAATTTGATAGATTCGTTAATAGTAGGAGTTAAAAGTTTAAATTATTCATCTTCTTTCTTTGAAGATGATGAAGAGGATGGAGAACCATCTAAATTTGAACAATGGTTTTATAAGGTGTTTAAGGATAAAGCAGGGGATATTGTGGTAGGAATATCAATGCTTCTTGGAGTTGCATTGGCAATGTTATTGTTTATGGTAGTCCCAACTGCAATAACTGGATTAATAAAGAAGATGAATGTAGATAGTAGTTTTATCCTAAGTTTTATAGAAGGGATTATGAGTCTCGTTATATTTTTGTTATATCTTTTTGCTATAAGTAAAATGGAGGATATTTATAGGGTGTTTCAGTATCATGGTGCAGAACATAAGACCATATATTGTTATGAGAATCAGTTAGAATTAACACCAGAAAATGCTGACAAGTTTGGAACTCTTCACCCAAGATGTGGAACAAATTTTATGTTTCTTGTCATGGCAGTAAGTATTTTTCTATTTTCCTTTTTAAATTGGGGAAGTATATTAGAAAGAATGTTTTTTAAGCTTTTATTGCTCCCTGTGGTTTCGGGAATCACCTATGAATTGATTAGATGGCTTGGAAATACTAAAAGTAAATTAGGACATGTAATAGCATATCCTGGAATGATGCTCCAAAAACTTACAACAAAGCAACCAGATTTAGAGATGCTAGAGGTTGCAATAGTATCCTTGCAAGTAGCAGAAGGTATAAAAACTGTTGAGGAAATTAAAAATATGCAAAGAGATAAGTCTGATGAAAAAGCTGAAGAAGGAACGAAATTAGAGCAATCTGTATCAGAACAGGAAGCAGGTTTAAGCGATAAGGAAGTTGTAGAAGAAAATAATTTTAGTGTGGAATAA
- a CDS encoding thymidine kinase, protein MYRPTDHGWIEVVCGPMYSGKSEELIRRVKRARIGNLKVQVFKPAIDNRYDDEAVVSHCGERVDGVAVSSSREILELLEDDTKVVAIDEVQFFDDELVDVVSELANEHKRIICAGLDTDFRGEPFGIMPKLMAIAEFVDKITAICMKCGNPATRTQRLINGMPAKYEDKIVLIGATESYEARCRNCHQVPREGELYE, encoded by the coding sequence ATGTATAGACCTACGGATCATGGTTGGATTGAAGTAGTATGTGGACCTATGTATAGTGGTAAATCAGAAGAACTTATCAGAAGGGTAAAAAGAGCTAGGATAGGTAATCTAAAGGTGCAAGTTTTTAAACCTGCTATTGATAATAGGTATGATGATGAAGCTGTGGTTTCACATTGTGGAGAAAGAGTTGATGGAGTGGCTGTCAGTTCTTCTAGAGAAATATTAGAACTATTAGAAGATGATACAAAGGTCGTAGCTATAGATGAGGTTCAGTTTTTTGATGATGAATTAGTTGATGTTGTTTCTGAACTTGCAAATGAACATAAAAGAATAATATGTGCAGGATTGGATACGGATTTTAGAGGGGAACCCTTTGGGATTATGCCTAAGCTTATGGCTATTGCTGAATTCGTTGATAAGATAACCGCTATATGTATGAAGTGTGGAAATCCTGCTACAAGGACTCAAAGATTAATTAACGGAATGCCAGCTAAATATGAAGATAAAATAGTTTTGATTGGGGCAACGGAATCCTATGAGGCAAGATGTAGAAACTGTCATCAGGTGCCACGAGAAGGAGAATTATATGAGTAA
- the rpmE gene encoding 50S ribosomal protein L31 has translation MREGIHPEYHSDALVKCACGNTFTTGSIKKELKVEICSKCHPFFTGKQKLVDVGGRVEKFMKKFNLENK, from the coding sequence ATGAGAGAAGGCATACATCCAGAATACCATAGCGATGCTTTGGTTAAGTGTGCATGTGGAAACACTTTTACAACAGGTTCAATTAAGAAAGAATTAAAAGTGGAAATATGCTCTAAATGCCATCCATTCTTCACTGGTAAGCAAAAACTAGTTGACGTTGGTGGAAGAGTAGAAAAATTCATGAAGAAATTCAACTTAGAGAACAAATAA
- a CDS encoding DUF4190 domain-containing protein, translating into MSEFNQNGYQNESKGLAIASMILGIVSVVTSCLWFVAGPCGLIGLILGIVSKVKKQGGSGFSTAGIILSVIGLIICLVLLILGAAFLSAYSDQFNY; encoded by the coding sequence ATGTCAGAATTTAACCAAAATGGGTATCAAAATGAAAGCAAGGGTTTAGCTATTGCTTCTATGATATTAGGAATCGTTTCTGTAGTAACTTCATGTTTATGGTTTGTTGCAGGTCCATGTGGATTAATAGGATTAATACTAGGAATTGTAAGTAAAGTAAAAAAACAAGGTGGAAGTGGTTTTTCTACTGCGGGAATTATACTATCTGTTATAGGACTTATAATATGTCTTGTATTATTAATTTTAGGTGCTGCATTTTTAAGTGCTTACTCGGATCAGTTTAATTATTAA
- the rho gene encoding transcription termination factor Rho produces the protein MDINEYGTMKLDELKIIAKELGIKNTSKYKKTELIDEILKEKAKTTKVFSTPSIEKEGVILRENIKPKVASVELSERNISEVPPVVREQNNNNNNNLSQGTEQRDVSYEPIQDLNSAKGVLEINESNNFGFLRAGNFVSTSEDIYVSPSQIRRFNLRTGDEVEGKVREPKEGEKFKALRFVEKVNGENPEKAIGRIPFEKLIPIYPENRLKLETKSSELSTRLMDFICPIGKGQRGLIVAPPKAGKTTLLKNVANSITENHPEVKLIVVLIDERPEEVTEMQRSIKGEVVYSTFDQETESHIRIANMVLERAKRMVEQKLDVVILLDSLTRLTRANNLRVDPTGRTLSGGLDPAALHLPKRLFGAARNVENGGSLTILSTVLVETGSRMDDVIFEEFKGTGNMEVHLDRKLQERRIFPAIDIYKSGTRKEEYLLSTDERNAAINVRRKLYNENNPQAVTEMVLNILSETESNDELIKRLNNIK, from the coding sequence TTGGATATAAATGAATATGGAACAATGAAATTAGACGAACTCAAGATAATTGCAAAGGAATTAGGAATAAAAAATACTTCAAAATATAAAAAAACTGAGCTGATAGACGAAATCCTTAAAGAAAAAGCTAAGACTACAAAAGTTTTTTCAACTCCTTCCATTGAAAAAGAGGGAGTGATTCTTAGGGAGAATATTAAACCAAAGGTTGCTAGTGTAGAGCTTAGTGAGAGAAATATATCAGAAGTGCCCCCGGTAGTTAGAGAACAAAATAATAATAATAATAATAATTTAAGTCAAGGAACGGAACAAAGGGATGTATCTTACGAACCTATTCAAGATCTTAATAGTGCTAAAGGTGTTTTGGAAATAAATGAATCTAATAACTTTGGATTTTTAAGAGCTGGAAATTTTGTAAGCACATCGGAAGATATATATGTATCACCATCTCAAATAAGAAGATTCAATCTTAGAACTGGTGATGAGGTAGAGGGAAAGGTAAGAGAACCAAAAGAAGGCGAAAAGTTTAAAGCATTACGTTTTGTTGAGAAGGTAAACGGTGAAAATCCAGAAAAAGCAATAGGAAGAATTCCCTTCGAAAAGTTGATTCCAATCTATCCTGAAAACAGATTAAAGTTAGAAACAAAAAGTTCTGAATTATCAACTAGACTGATGGATTTCATCTGTCCTATCGGAAAAGGTCAAAGAGGTCTTATTGTTGCTCCCCCTAAAGCTGGTAAGACAACACTTCTAAAAAATGTTGCAAATAGTATCACTGAAAATCATCCAGAGGTAAAATTAATAGTAGTTTTAATTGATGAAAGACCAGAAGAAGTTACAGAAATGCAAAGAAGCATAAAAGGTGAAGTAGTATATTCTACCTTTGATCAAGAAACAGAAAGCCATATAAGAATTGCTAATATGGTTCTTGAAAGAGCGAAACGTATGGTTGAACAAAAATTAGATGTAGTAATTTTATTAGATAGTTTGACTAGATTAACAAGGGCTAATAACCTTAGAGTTGATCCAACAGGAAGAACTTTATCTGGTGGTCTTGATCCTGCAGCACTTCATCTTCCGAAGAGGTTATTTGGAGCAGCGAGAAATGTGGAAAATGGTGGAAGTTTAACAATTCTATCTACGGTTCTTGTTGAGACAGGCAGTAGAATGGATGATGTTATTTTTGAAGAATTTAAAGGAACTGGTAATATGGAAGTTCATTTAGATAGAAAACTTCAAGAAAGAAGAATTTTCCCTGCTATTGATATATATAAGTCTGGTACTAGAAAAGAAGAATATTTACTTTCAACAGATGAACGCAATGCTGCAATAAACGTAAGAAGAAAACTATATAACGAGAATAATCCTCAAGCTGTAACGGAGATGGTTTTAAATATACTAAGTGAAACAGAATCGAATGATGAATTGATTAAGAGATTAAACAATATAAAATAA
- a CDS encoding glycoside hydrolase family 127 protein: MDKFLTSEVLPIKSVEIKDDFWGKYIDLVNEVVIPYQWEALNDRLPDAEPSYAIKNFRIAAGLEEGEFGGMVFQDSDLYKWLEAVAYSLETNPNPELMAIADEAIDLIEAAQGDDGYVNTYFTIKEPDKRWYNLCECHELYCLGHMIEAAVAYYNATGKRKFLDIACRFVDYVDTIFGPEPHKAKGYPGHQVIEMALVKLYDVTNNSKYLALSKYFIDQRGQEPNYFKEEYEKRDGVSHFLKTKIPLDLPYNQAHKPVREQEVAVGHAVRAVYMYSGMADIAAKTNDETLKKACETIFNNIKDKQMYITGGVGSTAHGEAFTYDYDLPNDTVYSETCAAIGLIFFAQRMLKLDQDRKYADVLERALYNTVTSGMALDGRHFFYVNPLEVQPEASEKSPIKRHVKAERQKWYGCACCPPNVARLLTSLGQYIYTESNDTIFTHLYIGSKADFTVNNKKVTVKQTTNYPSEGKATFVFDMSENNEFTFALRIPEWCKNYKIFINNEEYRELDLNKGYLYITREFLNSDVVEISMEIETVLVASNPLVRANAGKVAICRGPLVYCLEEIDNCKNLSSILIDTSKPVKEQYNPEVLGGAIELKASGYIVSSESQDLYTSFNVKEMPFNITAIPYFMWGNRGLGEMSVWIRYK, encoded by the coding sequence ATGGATAAATTTTTGACTAGTGAAGTGCTACCGATTAAATCTGTAGAAATTAAAGATGATTTTTGGGGTAAATATATTGATTTAGTAAATGAAGTAGTAATACCATACCAATGGGAGGCATTAAATGACCGTTTGCCAGATGCAGAACCAAGTTATGCAATAAAGAATTTTAGAATAGCTGCTGGCCTTGAAGAAGGAGAATTTGGTGGAATGGTATTCCAGGATAGTGATCTTTATAAATGGCTAGAAGCAGTAGCTTATAGTTTAGAAACTAATCCAAATCCTGAACTTATGGCAATAGCTGACGAAGCTATTGATTTAATTGAGGCTGCTCAAGGTGACGATGGATATGTAAATACTTATTTTACTATAAAGGAACCAGATAAAAGATGGTATAACTTATGTGAGTGTCATGAATTGTATTGTTTAGGACATATGATTGAAGCTGCTGTAGCATATTATAATGCAACGGGAAAAAGAAAGTTTTTAGATATTGCTTGCAGATTTGTTGATTATGTTGACACTATATTTGGACCGGAACCACATAAAGCTAAAGGATATCCAGGACATCAAGTTATAGAAATGGCATTAGTAAAACTATATGATGTAACTAATAATTCTAAGTATCTTGCCCTTTCTAAATATTTTATAGATCAAAGAGGGCAGGAGCCTAATTACTTTAAGGAAGAATATGAAAAAAGAGATGGAGTATCTCATTTTCTTAAAACTAAAATTCCTCTAGACCTACCATATAATCAAGCTCATAAGCCAGTTCGTGAACAAGAAGTAGCTGTAGGTCATGCTGTGCGCGCAGTATATATGTATTCTGGAATGGCTGATATTGCAGCAAAAACTAATGATGAAACTCTTAAAAAAGCTTGCGAGACTATTTTTAATAACATAAAAGATAAACAAATGTATATTACAGGTGGGGTAGGTTCTACAGCTCATGGAGAAGCTTTTACCTATGATTATGATCTTCCTAATGATACAGTGTATTCAGAAACCTGTGCTGCAATCGGACTGATTTTCTTTGCTCAAAGAATGCTGAAGCTTGATCAAGATAGGAAATACGCAGATGTATTAGAAAGAGCTTTGTATAATACGGTAACAAGTGGAATGGCGTTGGATGGCAGACATTTCTTCTATGTTAATCCACTTGAAGTTCAACCAGAAGCTTCAGAAAAATCCCCAATTAAGCGACATGTAAAAGCAGAAAGACAAAAATGGTATGGTTGTGCTTGTTGTCCACCTAATGTTGCAAGATTACTTACTTCTTTAGGACAGTATATTTATACAGAAAGTAATGATACTATATTTACTCATCTATATATAGGAAGCAAGGCAGATTTTACAGTTAACAATAAAAAGGTAACAGTAAAACAAACTACAAATTATCCTTCAGAGGGTAAGGCTACTTTTGTTTTTGATATGTCTGAAAATAATGAGTTTACCTTTGCATTAAGAATTCCAGAATGGTGTAAAAATTATAAGATTTTTATTAACAATGAAGAATATAGAGAATTAGACTTAAATAAAGGATACCTTTATATAACAAGAGAATTCTTAAATTCAGATGTTGTTGAAATATCTATGGAAATTGAAACTGTGCTTGTAGCAAGTAACCCATTAGTTAGAGCAAATGCTGGGAAGGTAGCTATCTGCAGAGGCCCATTAGTTTATTGTCTTGAAGAAATAGATAATTGTAAAAATCTATCATCTATACTTATAGACACTTCAAAACCTGTTAAGGAACAGTATAATCCAGAAGTTTTAGGTGGAGCTATTGAATTAAAAGCAAGCGGATATATTGTTTCTTCTGAAAGCCAAGATTTATACACTTCTTTTAATGTAAAAGAGATGCCTTTTAATATAACAGCTATACCATATTTTATGTGGGGGAATAGAGGTCTTGGAGAAATGAGTGTTTGGATAAGATATAAATAG
- a CDS encoding AraC family transcriptional regulator — protein MEFLKANLETPVQFISCGQFVALDKWTHMKRVIDNYELIIGVKNTIFIRQENKEYEVNPGDILLLYPGYTHSGYRYSDKGTSFYWMHFLFKNSFSHLNQKEANSEILPMLNNPMMNKKHNSIILPNTMELSQFEALNIKVRQLFHATTEEFIYPFALDYLLTSILIEISSQYLISKRNVFDRSKPAKLYSVVEWIKLNIEKDITIDEIATEFSYNKDYLTRLFKKHLGVNLIQYINNSKIVKAKELLINTDMTIKEIAYFLSFKDEKYFMRLFKDYENITPTGYRNAYYKGLLFSR, from the coding sequence ATGGAATTTCTTAAAGCAAATCTTGAAACCCCCGTACAATTTATATCTTGCGGACAATTTGTAGCTCTTGATAAGTGGACCCATATGAAAAGAGTAATAGATAATTACGAATTGATAATAGGCGTTAAAAATACAATATTTATAAGGCAGGAAAATAAAGAATATGAAGTAAATCCCGGAGATATCCTACTACTTTATCCTGGCTACACTCATAGTGGTTATAGATATTCTGATAAAGGTACCTCCTTTTATTGGATGCATTTTTTGTTCAAAAATAGCTTTTCACACCTTAACCAAAAGGAAGCAAATAGCGAAATATTACCCATGCTTAACAATCCAATGATGAATAAAAAACATAATTCAATAATATTGCCAAACACTATGGAACTGAGTCAATTTGAAGCACTAAATATTAAGGTAAGACAACTGTTTCATGCTACTACAGAAGAATTTATCTATCCTTTCGCTTTAGACTACTTACTTACTTCTATCCTCATTGAAATCTCTTCTCAGTACTTAATAAGCAAGCGTAACGTTTTTGATAGAAGTAAACCCGCTAAGCTATATAGCGTTGTGGAATGGATAAAACTAAATATCGAAAAGGATATAACAATAGATGAAATAGCTACTGAATTTTCATATAACAAAGATTATCTAACAAGACTTTTTAAAAAGCACCTTGGAGTAAATCTGATACAGTATATAAACAACTCAAAAATAGTGAAAGCCAAGGAACTTCTCATTAATACTGACATGACAATAAAAGAAATTGCCTACTTTTTATCCTTCAAAGATGAAAAATACTTTATGAGACTTTTTAAGGATTATGAAAATATAACTCCTACTGGATATAGAAATGCGTATTATAAAGGGCTGCTATTCTCAAGATAG
- a CDS encoding Ig-like domain-containing protein has product MIKNFLKKTLITTSLLLTFQLSITTPTNTTVNAATGSNYTWNNTIPAKYPSATNDNGKLVLFDNSHGETAGQADWVLDGGFSDFADDLVNHGYTVKEYRGIDKNGDGCIRYYDDRQTSNVDSNEAVITYDAIKDADVFIMAEANRPLTISERSALKQFVDSGKGLYLISDHYNADRNMNTWDSTEVYNGYNRSNSTIYNMGLTYGDMRNPQDATKGWLAENFGLRFRFNAINLTAGFSGIRSTTDSEGITAGVKPILMAAGSTLAIVDGSKAKGLVYLSSTDKPSKWGSAADTGLYFGGEKEGAFVAISKPSAGKAAFIGDSSPIEDATTKYKHEGTGNSKSTHAGYTSAGNAATLSINIVDWLSTPESYVGFDGINHTKGIATDTPMATIEKTESQAEPWATPSYNPWNTDTFAYGAYNAPQGPISTSTGGSGTGTTTVSVTGVSLNKTSLSLTAGATQTLTATIAPTNATNKSISWTSSNTSVATVSSGTITAISLGTAIITAKTTDGAKTATCEVTVSASSTGTGTVTLISEGFTTVRGTSSAISSGIPTNWIFSSGLAVYTTTGNYGKSSPSIKMQGTNNRVTTPTFTLSTQGTLSFWIKGNGTNSTSALLVEKYDGTSWSTVANITSLPITGTTKTYTIPQNTIQVRLTYTKSVGNVALDDISIK; this is encoded by the coding sequence ATGATCAAAAACTTTCTAAAGAAAACTTTAATTACCACAAGTCTATTATTAACTTTTCAATTGTCAATAACAACACCAACCAATACAACCGTTAACGCGGCTACAGGCTCCAATTACACTTGGAATAACACAATTCCAGCAAAATATCCGTCTGCTACAAACGACAACGGAAAACTTGTATTATTCGATAACTCACATGGTGAAACAGCAGGTCAAGCAGATTGGGTGCTCGATGGAGGTTTTTCAGATTTCGCTGACGATCTAGTAAATCACGGTTACACTGTAAAAGAATACAGAGGTATCGATAAAAATGGTGATGGCTGCATTCGTTACTATGATGATAGACAAACTTCTAATGTAGATTCAAACGAAGCAGTAATTACATATGATGCTATAAAAGACGCTGATGTATTTATTATGGCAGAAGCAAATAGACCTTTAACCATTTCTGAGCGTTCTGCATTAAAGCAATTTGTCGATTCAGGAAAAGGTCTTTATCTTATATCAGACCATTATAATGCAGATAGAAATATGAACACTTGGGATTCAACAGAAGTGTATAACGGTTATAACAGATCCAACAGCACTATATATAATATGGGCTTAACTTACGGAGATATGAGAAATCCTCAAGATGCTACTAAAGGTTGGCTTGCCGAAAACTTTGGATTAAGATTTAGATTTAATGCTATTAATTTAACTGCTGGATTTAGCGGAATAAGAAGCACTACTGATTCTGAAGGTATAACAGCCGGTGTTAAACCTATTTTAATGGCAGCAGGCTCAACTCTAGCTATAGTAGATGGAAGTAAAGCAAAAGGCTTAGTTTATTTATCATCAACAGATAAACCTAGCAAATGGGGAAGTGCAGCTGATACTGGCTTATACTTTGGAGGAGAAAAAGAAGGTGCCTTCGTTGCAATTTCAAAACCAAGTGCAGGTAAAGCAGCTTTCATAGGTGATTCATCTCCAATCGAAGATGCAACAACTAAATATAAACACGAAGGAACTGGGAATTCAAAATCAACTCATGCAGGCTATACAAGTGCAGGTAATGCTGCCACTCTTTCAATAAATATAGTAGATTGGCTTTCTACACCAGAATCATATGTTGGATTCGATGGAATAAATCATACTAAAGGCATTGCTACAGATACCCCAATGGCTACTATAGAAAAAACAGAATCCCAAGCAGAACCATGGGCAACACCTTCTTATAATCCTTGGAATACGGATACTTTCGCTTATGGGGCATATAACGCACCACAAGGTCCAATCTCTACAAGCACTGGTGGAAGTGGAACAGGAACTACAACTGTTAGTGTAACAGGAGTTTCACTAAACAAAACCTCACTTTCGCTTACCGCTGGAGCAACTCAAACATTAACAGCTACCATTGCTCCTACCAATGCTACAAACAAATCCATTTCTTGGACAAGTAGCAATACTTCTGTAGCAACAGTTAGTAGTGGTACAATTACAGCCATTAGCCTTGGAACAGCTATAATTACAGCAAAAACTACTGATGGTGCAAAAACAGCTACTTGTGAAGTTACTGTTTCAGCTTCTTCGACCGGCACAGGTACAGTAACATTAATAAGTGAAGGCTTTACTACAGTACGTGGAACAAGTTCTGCAATATCCTCTGGAATCCCAACAAATTGGATATTCTCATCAGGACTAGCTGTATATACCACTACTGGTAACTATGGAAAGTCTTCTCCATCAATAAAAATGCAAGGTACTAATAACAGAGTCACTACACCGACTTTCACCCTATCAACTCAAGGTACTTTAAGTTTTTGGATTAAAGGCAATGGAACAAACTCAACTTCTGCATTACTTGTAGAAAAATATGATGGTACTTCTTGGTCAACAGTAGCCAATATAACATCACTCCCAATAACAGGAACTACAAAAACTTATACAATACCTCAAAATACTATACAAGTAAGACTTACTTATACAAAGAGTGTTGGTAATGTAGCTCTAGATGACATTAGTATAAAATAA
- a CDS encoding flagellar motor protein MotB encodes MSKKKQHHEEHVDETWLIPYADMLTLLLALFIVMFAMSKLDNQKVSQVSQQLNAIFAGGSGIIQSSSGADSSSIANAIVEAAQEAAAKAAAGNAEEENKMHELKAKLDQEIAREGYSDKVITELNKDGLYISIQDVILFNSGDANVLKEVSPLLTEISHLIRDIDNRIRIVGHTDNVPISTVKFRSNWDLSAMRAINVMNFMVDTGKLNPEKVSIQAYGEYMPRFDNSTAENRARNRRVEIFIIR; translated from the coding sequence ATGAGTAAGAAAAAACAACATCATGAAGAGCATGTGGATGAAACCTGGCTTATTCCTTATGCAGATATGCTTACTCTTCTATTAGCACTTTTTATTGTTATGTTTGCTATGAGTAAACTCGATAATCAAAAAGTTAGCCAAGTTAGCCAACAACTTAATGCAATTTTTGCAGGTGGGAGTGGCATAATTCAAAGTAGTAGTGGTGCTGACAGTAGCAGTATTGCTAACGCTATTGTAGAAGCTGCACAGGAAGCGGCTGCAAAAGCTGCAGCTGGAAATGCTGAAGAAGAAAATAAAATGCATGAGTTAAAAGCTAAACTTGATCAAGAGATAGCTAGAGAAGGATATTCTGATAAAGTTATAACTGAGTTAAATAAGGATGGTTTGTATATTTCTATTCAAGACGTTATTCTTTTTAATTCTGGAGATGCTAATGTATTGAAAGAAGTATCGCCCTTATTAACTGAGATATCACATTTAATAAGGGATATAGATAACAGAATCAGGATTGTAGGACATACAGACAATGTTCCCATTAGCACAGTTAAATTTAGATCAAATTGGGATTTAAGTGCCATGAGAGCTATTAATGTAATGAACTTTATGGTTGATACAGGAAAGCTTAATCCTGAGAAAGTATCTATACAAGCATATGGTGAATATATGCCAAGGTTTGATAATTCCACTGCAGAGAATAGAGCAAGAAACAGAAGAGTAGAGATATTTATTATACGATAA
- the motA gene encoding flagellar motor stator protein MotA, whose product MDIFLVIGVVTGLLAVVVGMIVKGADVTVLLNPAAAIIIIIGTIAAVMNSFPKKDFLRIPKIARVLFKESKTDDPVEIIKQIIEMSQTTRKNGLLALESVVQSTENRFMRKGLEMVVDGIEQDYIREVQTIEIEQMEERHRSGASIFTTAGGAAPTLGVLGAVIGLIGALGNLNDTEKLGHMIAAAFVATLYGIFFGYVICHPFASRLKRKSHEEISSMYIILEGILSIQAGENSKSIEKKLTGMLEPKDRAKFEEESNGPNKGE is encoded by the coding sequence ATGGACATATTTCTGGTTATAGGCGTTGTTACAGGTTTACTTGCAGTAGTTGTTGGTATGATTGTTAAGGGGGCGGATGTAACAGTTTTATTAAATCCTGCAGCGGCAATAATTATAATTATTGGAACTATAGCAGCAGTAATGAATTCCTTCCCGAAAAAAGATTTTCTTAGAATTCCGAAGATAGCACGTGTACTATTTAAAGAAAGTAAGACTGACGATCCTGTTGAAATCATAAAACAGATAATTGAAATGTCTCAAACAACAAGAAAGAATGGATTGTTGGCACTGGAAAGTGTTGTACAAAGTACAGAGAATAGATTTATGAGAAAAGGACTTGAAATGGTAGTAGACGGTATAGAACAAGACTATATTAGGGAAGTTCAAACTATTGAAATAGAGCAAATGGAGGAAAGACATCGCTCTGGTGCATCTATTTTTACCACTGCTGGTGGTGCTGCTCCAACCCTTGGAGTTCTTGGTGCGGTTATAGGACTAATAGGTGCTCTTGGAAACTTAAATGATACTGAGAAACTAGGGCATATGATAGCTGCAGCCTTTGTTGCTACGTTATATGGTATTTTCTTTGGATATGTAATATGCCACCCATTCGCATCAAGATTAAAAAGAAAATCACATGAAGAAATTAGTAGTATGTATATTATTTTAGAAGGAATTCTTTCGATTCAAGCTGGTGAAAACTCAAAGAGTATTGAAAAAAAATTGACAGGTATGCTAGAACCTAAAGATAGAGCTAAATTTGAGGAAGAATCCAATGGCCCAAATAAAGGAGAATAA